Part of the Hevea brasiliensis isolate MT/VB/25A 57/8 chromosome 16, ASM3005281v1, whole genome shotgun sequence genome is shown below.
aacagtcgataaactgtaataatattaggcacaagaccaagtatcatcataatatcagaatggctaaaaaccataaaatcacagaattgcataattccatgtgcagtattgctaactgaaccttattggcatgccaacctatccaaaccaatcttactaggtgtactagggcacattaccaagttattgattgaattttcatgctttacatgtaatgttactattcattttactatttaggtcaatttattgactttccaatgcataatagctacataagtcctaatcacataaatttaccacattttgattcccaaaagtgttggcattagttgccaatccatacttctaaccaatggtgaataaatcagaaatttcagttttggaggctAGAGATTATTGTTCCATTAggtcattctacagtgagaatttggccaaatgttcttcatcaaaattgttccttattgtgtctagttacatttctttttttcgaatcactccatttagagttttgtacctcaagttatggcctaaacaccataacggccggattgcaattttttcagaatttctgggcagaatcaattctatagtttttgtacactgactgcaagtcagtttttggacatgttatggtcaaaatttgggtttattttcttcatgaaaattgtagggctatgtctcagctttctactggtaaaaattcaggtcaattggacttttctacactgagttatgaccaaatgaatggacactgttcatttgatcatttttcagggactgcatattggtcacccggattagggtagtttttaggtcaacttgatttggttttctggacagggtttcttcaccaaagttgtgtcattatgtgtctagtttcatgtccaattggtcttgcaccaattgaacctacacaactccagttatagctgcccaaagctGCTGGACTcaaacccagtcctgcaggttaccaagggcagcatgcctaacctcaattccattgtcctaaatcacttcaattcctcctcacatataatcaaatggtcactaattgaccattacaatgttcatataccattacatgagcaaaccctaattttgttcaagtctcaaagttctcaaagttcaatttatgcattaaacttacaatttcaacttatatcatgtccttaaacatgaattgagtgagagagagaataaattgggcactaaccttgatttagctaatttccaaagcttgagaacttctcttttcctcctcctttttgctgcccaagacttgctataggtgtaagaaaaatttttaaagaaaggagcaagggattttatggtgtaaaatggtgggaaaggaagcttggttaGGGATGGCAATGGTGGAATACCTTGGAGCTGGTTCGGCCAGCTGAGGaagatggaagaaactgattttttttttctttcattttctgcccatttagtcattttaaatgagctattgccatgtgtcacaatgtgattggatgggagaattttaaatgacatcatatgatgtcaaaagtcccatttttctttattttttgtcttttctttctattcattttcaattaaatttttaacaatatttattcatattttagatcataataattatttacttaaatagacaaattggctaaaaatcatctctgaagacgaaatgactaacatgccctccgtttggcttattgagctaaaattgtttgtatcaatttaaaaatttttttaaacattttcttggcattctaatgtcatagaaacctcaatgactcttctctaaaactcaactcaactcaactaagcctttatcccaaaaatttggggtcggctatatggattcgctttcttaactctgaacgattttgggttaaatcctcagaaatgtgtaatgcttctaggtcatgttgtactactctcctccaagtcaatttaggtctacccctttttttctttctatcctctaacctaatgtgctctacttgtctaactggagcctccgtatgtctacgcttcacatgaccaaaccacctcaatctcccttctctcaacttatcttcaattggcaccactcctaccttttctctaatactctcattacggactttatctagtctagtatggccactcatccaccttaacattctcatctctgcaactcttatcttagatgcatacgactctttcagtgcccaacactcactgccatataacatagccggtcgtatgactgtactgtaaaatttttctttcaatttattgggaatcttacgatcacataaaactcccatggcacgtctccacttcaaccatccggctttaatcatatgactaacatcctcctcacatcccccatctacttgaaggactgagcctagatatttaaagtgattactttgggacagtatcactccattcaaactaactccttccctatcaccagtttggccttcactgaacttgcaatgcatgtattctgtcttcgttctacttaacttaaaaccctttgaatctagagtacttctccaaagttctagctttccattgactccttctcatgtctcatctattagaacaatatcatccgcaaacatcatgcaccaacgAATACTCTcgtgtatatgtttcgtcagttcatctaaaactaatgtaaaaaggtaagggcttatggctgatccttggtataatccaattgagatcggaaaatctcttgtgtcccctcccactgtgcgcacaatagtagttgctccttcatatatatctttcaatacttgtatgtacctaatagataccctattttgttctaacacattccataagacctctcttggaacactatcataagccttctccaaatcaataaaaaccatgtgtagatctttcttcacatctctatatttctccatcaagcttctaatgagaaagatcgcttccatagttgaacgaccgggtatgaaaccaaattgattgagagaaatagaagtatcatgacgtagtcgatgctccacaattctcttccacaacttcatagtatgactcatgagtttaattcccctatagtttgaacaactctgtatatctctcttatttttaaaaattgatactaaaatactctttctccattcatcaggcattttctttgagtttagaatcttattaaataatttagttaaccatgccactctcatatctcccaaatactttcacacttcaattggtatttcattgggtccacaggctttacccactttcattctcttaagtgcttcctttacttctaaagatctaatccttctagtataattcacattcttttctattgttctataatctatattcacgctattaccattttgactattattaaagagatcattaaaataatttctctatctttctttaatgtcctcatctttcaccaacgcttttccttctttatccttaatgcacctaacttgattgagatcttgacatttcctttctctcctccttgctaatctataaatatctttctccccttctttagttccaagtttctcatataacttttcaaaggcctgtgctcttgcttgactaactgccttttttgcctctttctttgctatcttgtactgttcatatgcctcattattatcacatttaggtaatttcttataccattccctttttctcttcactgccttttgtacttcctcattccaccaccatgtctcttttgagggtggttcatgtcctttagactctccaagtacttttttaactacttctctaatctttgatgtcatctgtatccacatatcattggcctccatatccagcttccatacttcggactcgagaagctcatttttaaacttcacttgctttactcctttgaactcccaccactttgttcgagctacactatttcttctgaccttacttgaattattcctaaaATTGACATCCAATACcatcaaccgatgttgacttgttaaagcctctcctggaatgaccttgcaatccttgcatagagctctatttgtcttcctagttaagaggaagtcgatttggcttctatgttgcccacttttgaaagtcactacatatgactctctttttataaagtaggtatttgctagtattaggtcgtatgccatagcaaaatccaggatgctttttccctcctcatttcgactgccaaaaccaaaacctccgtgaacattctcataaccttgtctatcacttcctacatgtccattcaaatctccaccaatgaaaacattctcttcattcggtatgctttgcattaaatcatccatatcttcccaaaacctttgtttactctcactgtctagtcctatttgtggggcataagcactaaatatatttattgtttctccttctagtactagctttactagtataattctatctcctactcttttcacagctattatacatctttcaatgtcctgtctatgattatgcccactctgttcttgtttctctcatttccggtaaaccacagtttgtaccctgaattacccacttccttacttttctctcctacccatttagtctcctgaatgcaagcaatattcacccttcttctttccaaggtatccacaagctccattaattttcctgtaagtgatctaacattccaagtaccaaccctgatcctcctcctatcatgctccttcctaattggtctccttctatgatatcttctattattttctatgtctatcttgtgttctgttccattatttattctactatctgtcctatgaactaacttctttacccacactcgtccatgattggggaacccttgctcacttaacactacACCcgagcgccggcatggcgcgtcgctttcggtgaacgccctacacccttgcatatttctcactacacccaggctccgatgtagcgcgtcgttagtagaggacgccccaacgtttatatcatttgaatccatatcatagggtgtgatgaaatttttacgctggttgtcacctaccgcaaccctcctcctttatccgggcttgggaccggctaagcacaaactacttagATGGAgtttcaatgactcttctctaaagtctcaaaaattattttatgaattttctcccgggtttaggactTCTAGttacgaggaccgcaacttcccactgggttacccatcactagggcaccggctcatttaacttggttgtattttatttctaaaattttttctatatttttcttattaatatttgagttaattatggttctttactttagtttaaatgttttttccagacgttctagctgtccggaccgacaccggtcactagaacagtagaatgtacagaattgctacaatgagagtgttacaactcttcccctttaatttaaatttcgccctcgaaatttacctgatgcaaacagttgagggaactattgccttatcgtctcttcactttcccaagttgcctcctcggtgttgtggtgcctccaaagcactttcactagtggaatctgcttattccttaactctttcacttctcgagccaggatccatatgggttcttcttcatgtgtcaaatccggttgtactttaatttcttccatagagatgacatgtgaagaatctgagcggtatcttcttagcatagatacacggaacacattgtggatctcgtccagctctggtggtaaagctagcctgtaggccactggacccacacgttcaatgacatcatatgggccaatgaacctagggcttaacttaccttttcttccaaacctcaataccttcttccacggtgacacctagagaaacactttgtcgccaactacttattttatttcttttctcttcaggtcggcataagatttatgtctgtctgaggcaaccttcagattggctttaattagctttaccttctcctcagtctgttttaccaagtctggccctactagtttgtcttcgtccaattcagtccaacacactggagttctacatttcctcccatggaGATGAcacgtgaaggatctgagcgatatcttcttagcatagatacgtggaacacattgtggatcttgtccagctctggtggtaaagctagcctgtaggccactggacccacacgttcaatgacttcatatgggccaatgaacctagggcttaacttaccttttcttccaaacctcaatacattcttccacggtgacaccttgaggaacactttgtcgccaactgcatattctatttcttttctcttcaggtcggcataagatttctgtccgtctgaggcaaccttcagattggctttaattagctttaccttctcctcagtctgtttcaccaggtctggccctacttttttgtcttctcccaattcagtccaacacactggagttctacatttcctcccatacagtgcttcatacggggccatttggatgctagcttgataactattgttatatgcaaattctgccagtgggaggtatctatcccaacttccctcaaactcaataacacaactcctcagcatatcctcaaggacctaccatatatttcatgttattattatcatttcagttcaatatttgtattaattcaattggtttcaatgtttacctggattactctttctgattgtccatctgtctgaggatgaaaagctgtgctgaagtggagttgtgtacccaaggattcatacaacttcttccaaaatctcgatgtaaaccttaggtctcaattagatatgatggaaagtggaattccatgcagtctaactatctcactgatatacaattctgctaacttttccagtgagtagtcagtcataactggcagaaagtgtgctgacttcgtcaatctatctactatcacccatactacgtcatgcttcttctgggtgagaggtagaccacttacaaaatccatggtgacccgatctcatttccattcaggtatacatatgggctgtagcaaacccgacggaacttgatgttctgccttgacttgctgacatgtcaagcatttagtcacatagtcagctatgtccttcttcataccaggccaccaataatgaagcttcagatcattatacatttttgtacttcctgggtgcatagcataaacactggtgtgtgcctcttttagaatactatctttcaattccccatcatcaggtacacacactcttcctttgtagtgcagacacccatctgctttcacttcatagtcagttgtcttcccttctgagattttgctcatagtagccattaacttctcatctaccttctgcccatctaaaatctgctgtaacaggtttggcctcacttgcaactcagccaaaatagctccatctcgagccaaggatagacgagcattcaatgatctcaaagttgtgatggattttctgctcaaaacatcagtaactatatttgccttcccaggatggtagtcaatcacacaatcatagtccttcaggaactcaatccatcacctctgtctaaggttgagctccttctgggttggcaaatatttcagactcttgtggtctgtgtaaatgtagcattttcaccatacaagtaatgcctccatatcttcagtgcgaagataattgctgcaagttctagatcatgggtagggtaattctgttcatgtggccttagctgcctggaagcataggcgacgaCCTTCCCttcttgtatcaatacacaccctaacccattatgcgagacatcactgtagaccacaaagtcctttcccgacactagctgtgttaacactggtgcctctgtcaacatagccttcaacttctcaaaactagcctgacacttgtcattccagtcaaatctaacattcttgtgtaacaacttagtcattggaacagctattaaagaaaatcccttcacaaatcttctataatacccagctagccccaagaaacttctgacctcagttgtatttctgggaggcttcttttccatcactgcttctattttattgggatccaccctaatcccatcagctgacactatgtgtccaaggaatgcaatctcactcaaccagaaatcacacttggacaacttagcatatagcgtcttttctctcagggtttgcagaacaatcctcaaatgctcataatgttcttccctggtcttagaatataccaaaatatcatcaataaagaccactacgaaccgatctaggtatgaatggaagatacggttcataaggtccatgaatgctgctggtgtatttgttaggccaaagggcatcactaggaactcataatgcccataccgggtcctgaatgcagtctttggtacatctgcatccttcaccctcaactgatgataccttgatctgagatcaattttagaaaatactcctgctcccttcaactgatcaaacaaattatcaattctaggcaacggatatttgttcttcacagtcactttattcaactgctggtaatcgatgcataacctcaaagtcctatccttcttctttacaaacagcactggagctccccatgatgacacactggggcatataaaccccttatccagtaactcctgcaacttgattttcaactcctttaactcaataagtgccatcctataaggagcaatagagattggtgctgtacccggcagtatctcaatagcaaattcgattttcctttttggtggcaagccagacaattcttcagggaacatatctggaaagtctcttactgtgggtatgtcacacagatctggcttagcctgcctagtgtccaccacatgtgctaggtaggcttcacagtcttttctcataagttttcttgcaactgtggctgagatgacattggacaagaaatctgtcctttcccccataactgtaatctcattaccctcaggagtttttaagGAAAtcatcttcaatttacaatcaaccattgcctgatgacgtgacaaccagttcattcccaaaatcacgtcaaactcatggaaaggcaattcaatcaggtttgccaggaattcatacccctgaatccttaacgggcaacctttatacaccttgttcaccactacactgtggcccaatggattagtgaccagaatgtgttggtcactctcccctactagtatctccctttctacgggtaggttgatgcagatgtatgaatgagtggatcctagatccaccaatgcatgcacagatgtattgtagagggagaacgtacccctgatgacgtccggggcatcttgctcctcctgagctcttatggcataagctCTAGCAGGTGCtttggcctctggcctctcggctggctcagatgcaggtctctgtgatggaccaactatctcagatttaccagacttcctacccctttgagatgCAGGGGCAAGTCTATCTGTTTGTGCTGGAGCAGCTGtaatagttctgcgtggacagttccttaactgatgctctgtcgacccacaccttaagcaggcacccgtcactctccaacactcccccttatgccatttcaggcagtgtggacaggcagaagatgctggagcTAATCCCCTGAACACAGtcactggagagctgcccactgatggtgtggactgacctctcctaggtgtaaactgtggcctgggcccctgggactgaccctgaccttgaggctgacctgaactctgagcaggtggacccttgaactttttTTCAGGTGcaagagatgagctagactgacctggacccctcttttgctgtctctctcttctagtctgcttacttattctgactttctcaaccTTTATTACAACTtcgactaacttggtgaagtctgtgattcccaaggcagtgatcattatctttatgttatcatttagtccctcttcaaatcttttacacctttcggcctcattagggactatttcccttccataacggcttaatctaacaaattcattttcatactctgccactgtcagctgtctctgcctcagattaatgaattctcttcttctctcttccaaatatacactacccacatacttctttttgaactcggagaggaaaaagtcccagattatttgttctggctgcactttattggacactgtatcccaccattgataggcatcatcttgcagtagagatacagcagcttctaagttttgctctggagtgcagtggagttgttttaaaactctccctgttctattcaaccagtTCTCTGCTACAacataatcatcttctctcttgccaaaaaaatccactgctccaaattttctcagtttttccagatgggatttctgctgtggaagTGGTGGTAgtggcattacccctgccatttgtctgaaaaactcggccatttgctggaacatggcctgtggaggctgagcaggctctgttggagctggtggagcaggttctcccctacccccagtctcagctgctacaggtggaacatgactctccacttcctcctcaactgccctctgtgacgtGGAGTCCATATCCTaaacaaaataacaaagacaaacagatctgcattagtgtcacctcgactcttacaaatacaat
Proteins encoded:
- the LOC110670225 gene encoding uncharacterized protein LOC110670225 isoform X1, translated to MDPTSQRAVDEEVESYVPPVAAETGGRGEPAPPAPAKPAQPPQAMFQQMAEFFRQMAGVMPSPPPPQQKSHLEKLRKFGAVDFFGKREDDYVVAENWLNRTGRVLKQLHCTPEQNLEAAVSLLQDDAYQWWDTVSNKVQPEQIIWDFFLSEFKKKYVGSVYLEGRRREFINLRQRQLTVAEYEKEFVRLSRYGREIVPNEVERCKRFEEGLNDNIKIMITALGITDFTKLVEVAIKVEKVRIDRLRRDMDSTSQRAVEEEVESHVPPVAAETGGRGEPAPPAPTEPAQPPQAMFQQMAEFFRQMAGVMPLPPLPQQKSHLEKLRKFGAVDFFGKREDDYVVAENWLNRTGRVLKQLHCTPEQNLEAAVSLLQDDAYQWWDTVSNKVQPEQIIWDFFLSEFKKKYVGSVYLEERRREFINLRQRQLTVAEYENEFVRLSRYGREIVPNEAERCKRFEEGLNDNIKIMITALGITDFTKLVEVVIKVEKVRISKQTRRERQQKRGPGQSSSSLAPEKKFKGPPAQSSGQPQGQGQSQGPRPQFTPRRGQSTPSVGSSPVTVFRGLAPASSACPHCLKWHKGECWRVTGACLRCGSTEHQLRNCPRRTITAAPAQTDRLAPASQRGRKSGKSEIVGPSQRPASEPAERPEAKAPARAYAIRAQEEQDAPDVIRGTGDTERDPSRPQSGESQIY
- the LOC110670225 gene encoding uncharacterized protein LOC110670225 isoform X2, whose translation is MDPTSQRAVDEEVESYVPPVAAETGGRGEPAPPAPAKPAQPPQAMFQQMAEFFRQMAGVMPSPPPPQQKSHLEKLRKFGAVDFFGKREDDYVVAENWLNRTGRVLKQLHCTPEQNLEAAVSLLQDDAYQWWDTVSNKVQPEQIIWDFFLSEFKKKYVGSVYLEGRRREFINLRQRQLTVAEYEKEFVRLSRYGREIVPNEVERCKRFEEGLNDNIKIMITALGITDFTKLVEVAIKVEKVRIDRLRRDMDSTSQRAVEEEVESHVPPVAAETGGRGEPAPPAPTEPAQPPQAMFQQMAEFFRQMAGVMPLPPLPQQKSHLEKLRKFGAVDFFGKREDDYVVAENWLNRTGRVLKQLHCTPEQNLEAAVSLLQDDAYQWWDTVSNKVQPEQIIWDFFLSEFKKKYVGSVYLEERRREFINLRQRQLTVAEYENEFVRLSRYGREIVPNEAERCKRFEEGLNDNIKIMITALGITDFTKLVEVVIKVEKVRISKQTRRERQQKRGPGQSSSSLAPEKKFKGPPAQSSGQPQGQGQSQGPRPQFTPRRGQSTPSVGSSPVTVFRGLAPASSACPHCLKWHKGECWRVTGACLRCGSTEHQLRNCPRRTITAAPAQTDRLAPASQRGRKSGKSEIVGPSQRPASEPAERPEAKAPARAYAIRAQEEQDAPDVIRASLGQQKGGGKEKFSSFGN